The Vespa velutina chromosome 17, iVesVel2.1, whole genome shotgun sequence genome segment tcttttgtcttttcttttaatttatttatttatttttttttttttaaataattatttttttccctcccttttttatatttttagtatcTCATAAAGGTGAATGAAATCAAGACAAAGAAAGGTATCGAACTGTTGCAGCATCTAGTCGAATATTATCATGCTCAGACCAAGTAagttcattataattttatatcatcgtcgtattaatatagatatattaactTACTAATTAACGTACTGAATTTATTAGTTTATCTCTTTGATCCTTAGCTATTTTCAAGATGGCCTAAAGACCATAGAACATTTTGGTTCATATGTGGCCGATCTGAGTATTAAGCTGCAAAAGATTCGACAAACTCAGGATGAAGAACGAAGACGTTTGACAGAGTTAAGGAGTTTACTTAGGAGTTCAGGTTGTGATAAAgaggtaataaaattttaataataaagttgaactattatgtaaattatgataaatatttattttatattggcTAATATCATTGGAATTGTTCTATTATATAGCTAAATGTAAATGCAAGCGCAGGATATTCCTTGCATCAACTTCAAGGTGATAAACAGCATGGTGTAACACGTTCTGGACATTTGTTGAAAAAAAGTGAAGGAAAGATGAGGAGAGTTTggcaaaaaagaagatgtGCCGTACAAGCCGAAGGTTATTTGGATATTTGTCATGCGGATGAGAATAAACCACCTACAAGAGTGAATCTACTTACGTGCCAAATAAAGCTGGTACCGGATGATAAAAGAGGCTTTGATCTTATAAGTTGTGAGTTagaattatctatattttatatatacatctatatataatacttttaaaggAAACATTTAGAGAAGATTCAAGAAAATATCCTAAaatctttgtttgttttttaatttttatcttaactataattttattataaacaatatcgtttaaataatattgaaatataatatatttaatttcatagatAATCGTACGTACCATTTTCAAGCGGAAGATGAAGCAGATCAACGTGCTTGGATGTCGGTATTGGTAAATTGTAAAGAAAGAGCTTTGCTACGTGCATTCGATGCTAGTGGGAAAGCTGAAGCTGGCCAAGGAAATCCTAGTTTAGTCGAATTACAACAGGCAGTTATACGATGCGTTATGCGATTACCTGGAAACGAACAATGTTGTGACTGTTCCTCTCAAAACGGTAAAAAGCTatgcaatataaataatttcatttggtataatatacaaataaaaatatataattgatattattaaacggATTTAACTGTttagttataaattattaacagaTGCTACCTGGTTATCTACAAATTTTGGTATAATCGTATGTATAGAATGTAGTGGTATTCATCGAGATTTAGGGGTGCATATATCAAGGATACAGTCTTTAACTTTAGACAATGTAGGAACCGCCCAATTATTATTAGCACGGCATATGACTAATCAAGCATTTAATGAAGTGATGGAAGCTACATTACATCATAATCTTAAACCAACGCCTACGTCAACGATGTaagaatacaaatttttatttgtttttttaatatatatatatatatatacatatagatatacatacatatatatcattgtatttGGAATCAACAGGGAAGAACGGTACGAATTTATAAGAGCCAAATACGTTGATAAAAAATACGTCATGAATACTTGTGCGGATGAACGAGATCTCTTATCAGATTTAGAACATGCAGTTAATAATCGTGATCTACAACAACTCTTACAAGTTTATGCTGAGAACGTCGATCTAGCAGCACCTTTGCCCACCTCTGTGAGATATCaactttacatttttcttttcctttttctcatatatatatatatatatatatatatatatattattattatttttattgacagTTTTTGTTACTTCATTATATCACAGGATATAGGTGAGACTGCTTTACATTTGGCAATCTTACGAGAGATGGGCAACAGTCTACAAATTGTTGATTTTCTTATACAAAATATGCCAACTGGTGGTATTGATAGGACAACGGTTGACGGTGAAACGGCGTTACATCTTTCAGCGAGGCACGATAGATCGGAAGCTATGAAATTACTTTTACGAGCTGGTGCCGACCCAAGTTACAGAAATAAACAGGATAAAACTCCGTTGGACATTGCTCAGGAAATGGGACATCATACTTGTAAAGAAttagtaagtatat includes the following:
- the LOC124955247 gene encoding arfGAP with SH3 domain, ANK repeat and PH domain-containing protein isoform X4 — protein: MHIHELCFKYLIKVNEIKTKKGIELLQHLVEYYHAQTNYFQDGLKTIEHFGSYVADLSIKLQKIRQTQDEERRRLTELRSLLRSSGCDKELNVNASAGYSLHQLQGDKQHGVTRSGHLLKKSEGKMRRVWQKRRCAVQAEGYLDICHADENKPPTRVNLLTCQIKLVPDDKRGFDLISYNRTYHFQAEDEADQRAWMSVLVNCKERALLRAFDASGKAEAGQGNPSLVELQQAVIRCVMRLPGNEQCCDCSSQNDATWLSTNFGIIVCIECSGIHRDLGVHISRIQSLTLDNVGTAQLLLARHMTNQAFNEVMEATLHHNLKPTPTSTMEERYEFIRAKYVDKKYVMNTCADERDLLSDLEHAVNNRDLQQLLQVYAENVDLAAPLPTSDIGETALHLAILREMGNSLQIVDFLIQNMPTGGIDRTTVDGETALHLSARHDRSEAMKLLLRAGADPSYRNKQDKTPLDIAQEMGHHTCKELLSHALQRQKTLFDNVNIDWNLSHDEGSTDFSDDETIIEDRNGCLTPEKKSRSRPPSYAGGGGTGSGDSPVTLRSRSSTCDSLQSGSSPSSSTNRQQMPPPPPPQTRKPVAVPTPMTPDISINIHGSLKKRVAPPPPPSGSSSGIPSSHYGTLPSSASLATSTHSRTTSEPILAGHTLHTLSHTLNTLNNQHHKRSPSGDSSTGHGMDKTNSSTLQRPRNPPPPAPSSVSTSRLSNGRSSESLSSMCSDHGLGNPVPPPRKRRDRSRLESYAEEPSSLLSNLNLPTSSTLNGFRRCRALYDCEADNEDELSFREGEVIIVTNEQTDDDNWMEGALERAPERRGMFPISFVHMLQD